One stretch of Schlesneria sp. DSM 10557 DNA includes these proteins:
- a CDS encoding sigma-54 interaction domain-containing protein has product MSIGGSGKNGSVSLDGMIGTGPAMTDVYRLTRQVASTSATVLLMGQTGTGKELIARALHELSPRASGPFIRVNCGALSESLLESELFGHVKGAFTSAHENRTGRFEAAHGGTIFLDEINSMSYTLQVKLLRVLQEQEFERVGDTKTIRVDCRIVAATNRDLLDEIDADRFREDLYYRLNVVPIYLPPLRDRPEDIEPLTTFFAKKYAIANGRPIPKVPSDVISMLQSYSWPGNVRELQNYIERAIVLCTTETLTMDLFPPHVRGLAPVRISRSKSGGIQKMCSELVTLGLMEAGEEAQDIHDRIVSLVEKEVLLQVLRTCQGTQTKAAVKLGINRNTLHKKIEDYNLQGEAR; this is encoded by the coding sequence ATGAGCATTGGTGGCAGTGGTAAAAACGGATCGGTGAGCCTGGACGGTATGATCGGCACCGGTCCTGCCATGACTGACGTCTATCGACTGACACGGCAGGTCGCGAGCACTTCGGCAACGGTTCTTCTCATGGGCCAGACAGGGACCGGAAAGGAATTGATTGCCCGTGCGCTGCATGAGCTAAGTCCCCGAGCTTCCGGACCTTTCATTCGGGTCAACTGCGGAGCACTCAGTGAAAGTCTGCTCGAAAGCGAGCTGTTCGGACACGTGAAAGGGGCATTCACGAGCGCCCACGAGAATCGGACCGGCCGGTTTGAAGCGGCTCACGGGGGGACGATTTTTCTCGATGAAATCAACTCCATGAGCTACACACTGCAGGTCAAACTGCTGCGTGTCCTGCAGGAGCAGGAGTTTGAACGGGTCGGCGACACCAAGACCATTCGGGTGGATTGTCGCATCGTCGCCGCCACCAACCGGGATCTGCTGGACGAAATCGACGCAGATCGTTTTCGGGAAGACCTTTACTACCGATTAAACGTCGTCCCGATCTACCTCCCCCCCCTGCGCGACCGCCCGGAGGACATCGAGCCACTGACAACATTCTTCGCGAAGAAGTATGCCATCGCCAATGGACGGCCGATTCCCAAAGTCCCGTCGGATGTGATCTCGATGCTTCAGTCCTATTCGTGGCCGGGAAATGTCCGCGAACTTCAGAATTACATCGAACGGGCAATTGTCCTGTGCACGACCGAAACGCTGACCATGGACCTGTTTCCACCCCACGTTCGCGGGCTCGCCCCCGTCCGGATCAGTCGTTCCAAGTCAGGCGGCATCCAGAAGATGTGTAGCGAACTCGTGACTCTGGGCCTGATGGAAGCGGGAGAAGAGGCCCAGGATATCCATGACCGGATCGTCTCCCTGGTCGAGAAAGAAGTCCTGCTGCAGGTTCTCCGCACGTGCCAGGGAACTCAGACGAAAGCCGCCGTCAAACTGGGGATTAACCGCAACACACTCCACAAGAAGATCGAAGACTACAACCTGCAGGGAGAGGCCCGGTAA
- a CDS encoding PSD1 and planctomycete cytochrome C domain-containing protein gives MRLFVRMFLMWVTCLVSPCISSGMANETPSFSEESLDFFEKEVRPLLVKRCYECHSSDQTSPRGGLTLDSRTGVLTGGDTGPAVVLEKPAESLFLSSINYGDLYQMPPKSKLPAEEIEILTKWVELGLPWPPESASGTGVAKPFNIVERKAAHWCWQPVTAPPLPDTGASNWPLTDTDRFILAKLQSRGLSPAPSAEKRTLLRRIYFDLIGLPPSPEEVEQFVQDSRPNALELVVDRLLDSAHFGERWGRHWLDLARFAETRGHEFEPIIPNAWQYRDYVIRAFNADVPYDRFLTEQIAGDLIAPRWRATSPSPSASEQPINESVLGTGFWFLGEEVHSPVDIRKDETDRIDNRLDVLTKTFLGLTVACARCHDHKFDAISQKDYYALAGFALSGSYRQVRVDTEQQHRRIAQTLDERRSRSRQQVAQDLVTLTRPALDHLDRSLLAALRTIDAGFSSKLAPGADPGSLPDFDLVKRTASETQLDPRILAGWCAELIVARDDARHPLHGLTTANPLATTSGAGDAPVSSAPAGTTAGPHPNHELIVDFGDPAIKTAPQDGVSFGLKPQPRGRLVLPTAAQSHPFHIDTVGGWNRDLFWKEIRLSNGTEVDNGTLGAWQQYGRMVRTPEFSLQKRNLWYLVRGSVRAYAAVNSHLIVVGPLHGGLLREYKHADNEWHWVSHDLSLYPGHRMHIEFSPADDGPLTIAMVVASDDAPKLPEPPFFHRGVLTTAGQPVAERVAAYAEEFRVAARLLAKEARGPESDSASTDKDVDASRYAPLANWLVTHLSLFAPQDSLSLVHVSDDSTAEAELAKNVRWESGLAPAMLEGNGVDEYLLVRGNSSNPKDLVPRRFLEALQPHDLPASQSTSLSGSGRLELAREILDSPLAARVAVNRIWHHLFGRGLVPSVDNFGVLGLPPTHPELLDYLADQFVRNGWSTKGMIRSLILSRTYQMSSRPTDADALDPNNELWHRMAIRRLQGEVIRDSLLAVSGRLDPTLYGPSVPIHLTEFMQGRGRPGMSGPLDGNGRRSIYISVRRNFLSPMMLAFDTPSPFSTVGRRTVSNVPAQALILMNDPFVIEQAHLWAGRLLAEESATTRQRLDRLYQMAFARLPSESEAAEAAAFLESQGAAQPENQRQAWSHLCHVMFNVKEFVYID, from the coding sequence ATGAGACTGTTCGTCAGAATGTTCCTGATGTGGGTGACGTGTCTTGTCTCCCCTTGTATCTCGAGCGGGATGGCCAATGAGACACCCTCCTTCTCGGAAGAGTCATTGGACTTCTTCGAGAAGGAAGTGCGCCCTCTGCTGGTCAAGCGGTGCTATGAATGTCACTCCTCGGACCAGACCTCTCCCCGAGGAGGTCTGACGCTGGACTCACGAACCGGAGTGTTGACGGGAGGAGACACCGGTCCCGCCGTCGTCCTCGAGAAGCCGGCGGAAAGCCTGTTTCTTTCCTCCATCAATTACGGGGATCTCTACCAGATGCCCCCGAAATCAAAACTCCCCGCCGAAGAAATCGAGATTCTCACAAAATGGGTGGAACTGGGACTCCCCTGGCCCCCGGAATCGGCTTCCGGAACGGGCGTCGCAAAACCCTTCAACATTGTCGAGCGAAAGGCAGCTCACTGGTGCTGGCAACCTGTCACGGCACCACCCTTGCCCGACACCGGCGCATCAAACTGGCCCCTGACGGATACCGACAGGTTCATCCTTGCCAAGCTTCAGTCGCGCGGGTTGAGCCCTGCTCCCTCTGCCGAAAAACGAACGTTGCTGCGCCGGATCTACTTCGACCTGATCGGACTTCCCCCCTCGCCAGAAGAGGTCGAACAGTTTGTTCAGGACAGTCGACCCAACGCACTCGAACTTGTCGTTGATCGCCTGCTGGATTCCGCCCACTTTGGCGAGCGCTGGGGACGGCACTGGCTCGATCTTGCCCGGTTTGCGGAAACGCGCGGCCATGAGTTTGAGCCGATCATCCCGAATGCCTGGCAGTACCGCGACTACGTCATTCGAGCATTCAATGCCGACGTCCCCTATGATCGCTTTCTCACGGAACAAATCGCAGGAGACTTGATCGCCCCCCGCTGGCGGGCGACCAGTCCCTCTCCCTCAGCAAGCGAACAACCGATCAACGAATCCGTCCTGGGGACCGGGTTCTGGTTTTTGGGGGAAGAGGTCCATTCACCCGTCGATATCCGTAAGGACGAAACCGATCGGATCGATAACCGACTGGACGTTCTCACGAAGACGTTCCTGGGCCTGACCGTTGCGTGTGCCCGCTGCCACGATCACAAATTCGATGCAATCTCTCAAAAGGACTATTACGCCCTCGCCGGCTTCGCCCTGAGCGGAAGCTATCGACAAGTGCGTGTCGATACAGAGCAACAGCATCGACGGATCGCTCAGACTCTGGATGAACGCCGATCCCGCTCGCGTCAGCAGGTCGCACAGGATCTGGTGACACTGACTCGACCGGCCCTCGATCATCTCGACCGCTCTCTGCTGGCCGCACTTCGCACAATTGACGCCGGTTTCTCCAGCAAACTGGCCCCGGGAGCAGACCCTGGCAGCTTGCCTGACTTTGATCTGGTCAAGCGAACCGCCTCTGAGACGCAACTTGACCCGAGGATTTTGGCAGGCTGGTGCGCCGAACTGATCGTGGCCCGCGATGACGCGCGCCATCCCCTGCATGGACTCACCACTGCCAACCCGTTGGCAACCACCAGCGGCGCCGGCGATGCGCCCGTCTCGTCAGCCCCTGCCGGTACGACCGCCGGTCCTCACCCGAATCATGAGCTGATCGTCGACTTCGGCGACCCTGCAATCAAAACCGCCCCTCAGGACGGTGTCTCGTTCGGGCTGAAGCCACAACCACGTGGTCGGTTGGTGCTCCCCACCGCAGCTCAATCTCATCCCTTCCACATTGATACAGTGGGGGGGTGGAATCGGGATTTGTTCTGGAAAGAGATCCGACTCTCAAACGGAACCGAAGTCGATAATGGGACTTTGGGAGCATGGCAGCAGTATGGACGCATGGTACGAACGCCCGAATTTTCGCTGCAGAAGCGAAATCTCTGGTACCTCGTCCGGGGTTCCGTTCGGGCCTACGCAGCCGTCAACTCGCATCTGATTGTCGTCGGCCCGCTCCACGGTGGTCTCTTGCGGGAATATAAACACGCCGACAACGAGTGGCACTGGGTTTCACACGATCTGTCGCTCTACCCCGGCCATCGCATGCATATTGAGTTCTCACCCGCCGATGACGGCCCGCTCACAATCGCGATGGTGGTGGCAAGCGATGACGCTCCCAAGTTGCCGGAACCTCCCTTTTTTCATCGCGGGGTCCTGACAACAGCCGGTCAGCCTGTGGCTGAACGAGTTGCCGCCTACGCGGAAGAGTTTCGAGTGGCGGCAAGACTGCTCGCCAAAGAAGCCAGGGGCCCTGAATCCGATTCGGCTTCGACCGACAAAGACGTTGACGCTAGCCGTTACGCCCCGCTCGCGAACTGGCTGGTAACACACCTCAGCCTCTTCGCCCCTCAAGATTCGTTGTCGCTGGTTCACGTAAGTGATGACTCTACCGCCGAAGCAGAGCTGGCGAAGAACGTTCGCTGGGAATCCGGCCTGGCGCCCGCCATGCTGGAAGGAAACGGGGTGGACGAATACCTGCTGGTTCGGGGAAATTCCAGTAACCCGAAAGATCTGGTCCCACGCCGTTTTCTTGAAGCGTTACAACCACACGATCTGCCTGCGTCTCAATCAACATCCCTCTCGGGAAGCGGTCGACTGGAACTGGCTCGGGAGATTCTCGACAGCCCGCTGGCAGCGCGGGTCGCTGTGAATCGTATCTGGCACCACCTGTTCGGCAGAGGACTTGTTCCTTCGGTCGATAATTTCGGAGTGCTGGGACTTCCCCCGACGCACCCTGAACTGCTTGACTATCTCGCCGATCAATTCGTCCGAAACGGCTGGTCGACTAAGGGAATGATCCGTTCCCTGATCCTCAGTCGGACGTATCAGATGTCAAGCCGCCCGACGGATGCGGATGCGCTCGACCCCAATAATGAATTGTGGCACCGGATGGCCATTCGCCGCCTTCAGGGGGAGGTCATTCGGGACTCGCTGCTGGCCGTGTCCGGTCGGCTCGACCCGACTTTGTACGGACCCAGTGTGCCGATTCATCTGACCGAATTCATGCAGGGTCGGGGTCGTCCCGGAATGAGTGGCCCGCTGGACGGTAACGGCCGCCGCAGCATTTATATCTCGGTTCGCCGGAATTTCCTGTCGCCGATGATGCTCGCATTCGATACGCCATCCCCCTTCTCGACCGTTGGTCGACGAACAGTCTCGAACGTACCTGCACAAGCCTTGATCCTCATGAACGATCCGTTCGTGATTGAACAGGCTCACCTCTGGGCCGGACGACTGCTCGCCGAGGAAAGTGCCACGACGCGGCAACGGCTGGATCGACTTTATCAAATGGCGTTTGCTCGCCTCCCCTCCGAGTCCGAAGCGGCCGAGGCGGCCGCGTTTCTGGAGTCACAGGGTGCGGCTCAACCAGAAAACCAACGGCAGGCGTGGAGCCATCTGTGCCATGTGATGTTCAACGTCAAAGAATTTGTCTACATCGATTGA
- a CDS encoding DUF1501 domain-containing protein gives MFPCQRYLAQPVSRRELLSQSAHGFGAVALSSMLARNQTAHAATATSNGLAAQLTHYPAKARNVIFLYMDGGPSQVDTFDPKPMLEKYDGRSPHEVIGKVEPTQFANVGKILKSAWKFRQYGQSGIPISDLFPHIATCADDLAVVRSMVAPFSEHTFANYFLHTGHGQQGRPSHGAWISYGLGSECDDLPAFVILNGGLIPPGGMDCFGSGFLPAAYQGSVFTSGEAPVANIRPSEQTRGLQADKLALMKRLDEGRLQQLGRVDALESAIANYELAARMQTAVPELMDLHEESASTHEAYGLNDEFPNTRTYGRLCLVARRLVERGVRFIELTCPAGNGDRWDQHSSLIDGHTKNARSVDKPIAALIQDLKQRGLLDETLIVWCGEFGRTPFAQGSDGRDHNPYGFSIWLAGGGIQGGVIHGATDDFGYRAVENKVEIHDLHATMLHLLGVDHTRQTFRFGGRDMRLTDVHGHIVKEILS, from the coding sequence ATGTTTCCCTGCCAGCGTTATCTCGCACAACCCGTTTCCCGGCGCGAGCTGCTATCGCAATCGGCCCACGGCTTCGGCGCAGTCGCTCTGTCGAGCATGCTTGCCCGAAACCAGACGGCTCACGCAGCGACGGCCACCAGCAACGGACTGGCCGCTCAGTTGACTCACTATCCGGCCAAAGCGCGGAACGTGATCTTTCTGTATATGGACGGCGGTCCGTCACAGGTCGATACGTTCGATCCAAAACCGATGCTCGAAAAGTACGATGGACGATCCCCTCATGAAGTGATTGGCAAGGTCGAACCAACCCAGTTCGCCAACGTCGGCAAGATCCTGAAGTCGGCGTGGAAATTCCGGCAGTACGGCCAGTCGGGAATCCCCATCAGCGACCTGTTTCCGCATATTGCGACGTGCGCCGACGATCTGGCGGTTGTTCGATCGATGGTCGCCCCCTTTTCAGAACACACGTTCGCAAACTACTTCCTGCACACGGGACATGGTCAGCAGGGTCGCCCCAGCCACGGCGCATGGATCAGCTACGGACTCGGCTCCGAGTGCGACGATCTTCCTGCCTTCGTAATCCTCAATGGAGGGCTGATTCCACCCGGGGGGATGGATTGCTTCGGAAGCGGATTCCTTCCCGCAGCCTACCAGGGCTCCGTCTTCACCTCAGGTGAAGCACCCGTCGCCAATATCAGACCGAGCGAGCAAACGCGCGGGCTGCAGGCAGACAAACTCGCCCTGATGAAACGACTGGACGAGGGGCGACTTCAACAGCTCGGCCGTGTTGACGCCCTGGAATCGGCAATCGCCAATTACGAACTCGCCGCCCGTATGCAGACGGCGGTGCCCGAACTGATGGACCTGCACGAAGAATCTGCATCGACACACGAAGCCTACGGCCTGAATGACGAGTTTCCCAACACGCGAACCTACGGTCGACTCTGCCTGGTCGCGCGACGCCTCGTCGAACGGGGCGTCCGCTTCATCGAGTTAACCTGCCCCGCAGGCAACGGGGACCGATGGGACCAGCATTCCAGCTTGATCGATGGACACACGAAGAACGCACGTTCGGTCGATAAGCCGATCGCGGCGCTAATCCAGGATCTGAAACAACGGGGTCTGCTCGACGAGACACTCATTGTCTGGTGCGGTGAGTTCGGACGCACCCCCTTCGCACAGGGAAGCGACGGACGTGACCATAACCCCTACGGCTTCTCGATCTGGCTGGCGGGAGGAGGAATCCAGGGAGGAGTCATCCATGGCGCGACCGATGATTTCGGCTATCGCGCGGTCGAAAACAAGGTCGAGATCCACGACCTGCACGCCACGATGCTGCACCTGCTGGGCGTCGATCACACGCGGCAAACATTCCGTTTCGGTGGACGAGATATGAGACTCACCGACGTTCACGGCCACATCGTGAAAGAGATCCTGAGCTGA
- a CDS encoding bestrophin family protein, whose amino-acid sequence MKRLFSYFRTAQKPYDPDNWTSHLCDIEGSMVLEIISRVLASVVWATTITVLYELMPDTFLPFVIPITAHTLTGTALGLVLVFRTNSSYDRFWEGRKNWGGIVNESRNLARQSGEWLTADPRLAREVITWTFALPYSIMQRLRAEPGLGIELEGVDSTDVKQVESSKHLPLAITRLITRRLMSARRRGVIDGFQMKSMDYNIGLLIDYCGACERIRSTPLPFAYTVHLRRVLIVYCFTLPLALIKDFGWATVPATMLISYILFGIEEIGVEIEDPFGLDMNDLPLQKYCGDIQAVLEEVRNEMTEEDRLGGAAASPPKVPVETG is encoded by the coding sequence ATGAAGCGACTCTTCTCGTATTTTCGTACTGCACAGAAACCCTACGATCCCGACAACTGGACCAGTCACCTGTGTGACATTGAAGGGTCCATGGTCCTGGAGATTATTTCTCGCGTGCTGGCCAGCGTTGTCTGGGCCACGACCATCACCGTTCTTTATGAACTGATGCCCGACACGTTTCTCCCGTTTGTCATCCCCATCACCGCGCACACCTTGACGGGAACGGCCCTGGGGTTGGTGCTGGTCTTCCGCACGAATTCGTCATACGACCGGTTCTGGGAAGGGAGAAAAAACTGGGGTGGCATCGTCAATGAGAGCCGAAATCTCGCACGTCAGTCGGGCGAGTGGCTGACTGCCGATCCCCGGCTTGCTCGTGAAGTCATCACCTGGACGTTCGCACTTCCGTATTCCATCATGCAGCGACTGCGGGCTGAGCCGGGACTGGGGATTGAGCTGGAGGGAGTTGATTCCACAGATGTGAAACAGGTGGAATCCTCGAAACATCTGCCGCTGGCGATTACGCGCCTGATCACCAGACGCCTGATGTCAGCTCGACGCAGGGGAGTGATCGATGGGTTTCAGATGAAATCCATGGACTACAACATCGGCTTGCTGATTGACTACTGCGGCGCCTGCGAACGCATTCGCTCCACTCCCCTTCCCTTCGCCTACACAGTTCACCTGCGGCGAGTACTGATCGTCTATTGCTTTACACTTCCCCTGGCCTTGATCAAGGATTTCGGCTGGGCGACGGTTCCGGCAACGATGCTGATTTCCTACATCCTGTTTGGAATCGAAGAAATCGGTGTGGAGATCGAAGATCCCTTCGGCCTCGACATGAATGATCTGCCTCTTCAGAAATATTGCGGCGACATTCAAGCCGTTCTGGAAGAGGTGCGCAACGAGATGACCGAGGAGGATCGCCTCGGCGGGGCAGCGGCCTCCCCGCCCAAGGTGCCGGTCGAGACGGGTTGA
- a CDS encoding PQQ-binding-like beta-propeller repeat protein, producing MRVIVLTFALLACVVGDAEDRNWNQFRGPDADGTSRAKGLPVTFEEGSPSILWKTPIDGRAWSSPVAWGNQIWVSNSPEVQNLTPEMPKLDAPLVLSAVCVDYETGKITHDVKLFEVDKPQYVHPTNTYGSPTPYVEEGRVYVHFGSFGTACVDTRSGKILWKRNDLECNHFRGPGSSAIVYCDLLYLSLDGYDFQYITALNKFTGETVWRRDRDVNFGTTDGDGKKAFSTPVLIEVDGRQLLVSSFAAATIAYDPLTGEPVWTVMHGGVNAAGRPIFTKGVLYINSADGPNPLIALSPKGTGDITENILWRSSKSIPKRPSQIVVDDLIFMMNDAGVASCLDAKTGREIWTKRMGGEYWSSPLYAEGLIYCFSQEGTIPVFKAAREFELVANNHLDDGFLASPAVVKSSLILRSKTHLYRIEKVADAK from the coding sequence ATGCGCGTGATCGTTTTGACTTTCGCCCTGCTGGCTTGTGTCGTCGGGGACGCCGAGGATCGGAACTGGAACCAGTTCCGTGGCCCTGACGCGGATGGAACGTCCCGTGCCAAAGGGTTGCCTGTCACCTTTGAAGAGGGATCGCCGTCGATTCTCTGGAAGACGCCGATCGACGGTCGCGCCTGGTCTTCTCCGGTCGCCTGGGGGAACCAGATCTGGGTGTCTAACTCGCCCGAAGTCCAGAATCTGACTCCTGAAATGCCGAAACTGGACGCGCCTCTGGTACTTTCGGCCGTCTGCGTCGATTACGAGACGGGAAAGATCACTCACGACGTCAAACTGTTCGAAGTCGACAAACCCCAATACGTGCATCCCACCAACACTTACGGCTCGCCGACTCCCTACGTCGAGGAGGGGCGAGTTTACGTGCATTTCGGATCGTTCGGGACAGCCTGCGTGGATACCCGTTCCGGAAAGATCCTCTGGAAGCGGAATGACCTGGAGTGCAATCATTTTCGTGGCCCCGGATCTTCGGCCATCGTTTATTGCGATCTGCTGTATCTGAGCCTCGACGGTTATGACTTTCAGTACATCACGGCTTTGAACAAATTCACGGGCGAAACCGTGTGGCGGCGCGACCGCGATGTCAATTTCGGTACGACCGACGGTGACGGGAAGAAGGCTTTTTCCACCCCCGTACTGATCGAGGTCGATGGGCGTCAGTTGCTCGTCAGCTCGTTCGCTGCGGCGACGATCGCTTACGACCCCCTGACGGGGGAACCGGTCTGGACGGTGATGCACGGTGGGGTCAACGCGGCCGGACGGCCCATCTTTACGAAAGGGGTTCTTTACATCAATTCGGCAGATGGACCCAATCCGTTGATCGCTCTTTCCCCGAAAGGAACGGGGGACATCACGGAAAACATCCTCTGGAGATCGAGTAAATCGATCCCGAAACGCCCATCACAGATCGTGGTGGATGACCTGATCTTCATGATGAATGACGCGGGTGTTGCTTCCTGTCTTGATGCGAAAACGGGCCGGGAAATCTGGACTAAGCGAATGGGGGGCGAGTACTGGTCGTCCCCTCTTTACGCAGAGGGCCTGATCTACTGCTTCTCCCAAGAAGGGACAATTCCTGTTTTCAAGGCTGCCCGAGAGTTTGAACTGGTCGCAAACAACCACTTGGACGATGGCTTTCTGGCCTCACCAGCCGTCGTCAAATCGTCCCTGATCCTGAGATCCAAAACGCATCTCTATCGCATTGAAAAGGTGGCCGACGCTAAATGA
- a CDS encoding exopolyphosphatase: protein MAILLLYLTNWLAHRFDMRPNENTSHAPRGTTVTPSAVIDVGTTSIRMAIAEIDDEGGVRHLSALSQAVSLGKDTFTRGFLEKGTIEECVRVLKSYRRVLAEYGIVATDKVRVVATSAVREASNKLAFLDRVYTATGFQVVPIDEAEVNRITYLGIQPLLRLDPELANAKTVVTEVGGGSTELLQVKNADVLFAHTYRLGSLRIRQTLEAYHASQGTTRRLMATQIQRILDQILQQVSAESTQEMVALGGDMRFAARQLVPDWVPDKLTRIPVDALAELTNSVLLLNEDKLVHKYHITFPEAGTLGPALLAYTMMAQAFGLKQVIVASINLRDGLLNEMATRGGWNEDFSNQVIRSALDLGRKFEFDELHARQVAKLCGILFQGLRDEHQLDPRYELLLRVAALLHEVGLYVNTGSYHKHSMYLIQHSELFGLSRSDVQLVALTARYHRRASPKPTHTVFTTLNRDQRIAVVKMAAMLRIADALEASHNQRLHELKFSREGGRLIIAIPQIEDLSLEQLALKQSGSLFESTFGMPVQLRKMRP from the coding sequence TTGGCGATCCTGTTGCTGTACCTGACAAACTGGCTCGCCCATCGGTTTGATATGCGCCCCAACGAAAACACCTCCCATGCGCCGCGCGGCACGACAGTCACCCCTTCGGCGGTGATCGATGTCGGTACGACCTCCATCCGCATGGCCATCGCGGAAATCGACGATGAGGGGGGCGTGCGCCATCTCTCCGCCCTGTCGCAGGCGGTCAGCCTCGGGAAAGACACCTTCACCCGGGGATTCCTTGAAAAAGGGACGATCGAAGAATGCGTCCGGGTCTTGAAAAGCTATCGCCGAGTCCTGGCAGAATACGGGATTGTGGCCACAGACAAGGTTCGAGTTGTCGCAACGAGCGCCGTTCGCGAAGCCAGTAATAAACTGGCGTTTCTCGACCGCGTCTACACCGCGACCGGCTTTCAGGTAGTTCCGATCGATGAGGCCGAAGTCAACCGGATCACCTATCTGGGGATTCAGCCGCTGCTCAGGCTCGATCCCGAGCTCGCCAACGCCAAGACGGTCGTTACGGAAGTGGGGGGCGGCAGTACCGAGTTGCTCCAGGTGAAAAACGCGGACGTCCTCTTCGCGCACACGTATCGACTGGGATCGCTGCGGATCCGCCAGACACTGGAAGCCTATCACGCCTCTCAGGGGACCACCCGCCGCTTGATGGCAACGCAGATCCAGAGAATTCTCGACCAGATTCTGCAGCAGGTCTCTGCCGAATCGACACAAGAGATGGTTGCGCTCGGGGGCGACATGCGGTTCGCAGCCCGCCAACTGGTACCGGACTGGGTCCCTGACAAGTTGACTCGAATCCCGGTGGATGCCCTTGCAGAGCTCACCAATTCGGTCCTGCTGCTGAATGAAGATAAGCTCGTTCACAAGTATCACATCACCTTTCCCGAAGCGGGAACCCTGGGCCCTGCCCTGCTGGCCTACACCATGATGGCCCAGGCCTTTGGACTGAAGCAGGTGATCGTTGCCAGCATCAATCTCCGCGATGGACTGCTGAATGAAATGGCAACTCGCGGGGGCTGGAATGAAGATTTCAGCAACCAGGTGATCCGCTCAGCTCTGGACCTGGGACGCAAGTTCGAATTCGACGAGCTGCACGCACGACAGGTTGCCAAGCTGTGCGGCATTCTGTTTCAGGGTCTGCGCGATGAGCACCAGCTTGATCCCCGCTACGAACTGCTGCTGCGGGTCGCGGCGCTGCTGCATGAAGTCGGGCTGTATGTGAATACGGGATCGTACCACAAGCATTCGATGTACCTGATCCAGCACAGCGAGCTCTTCGGACTGAGTCGATCCGATGTCCAGCTTGTCGCCCTGACAGCACGCTATCATCGCCGGGCTTCGCCCAAACCAACCCACACTGTCTTCACAACATTGAATCGTGATCAGCGAATCGCCGTCGTCAAGATGGCTGCCATGCTGCGAATTGCCGACGCATTGGAAGCGTCCCATAACCAGCGGCTGCATGAATTGAAATTTTCCCGAGAAGGGGGACGGCTGATTATCGCCATTCCTCAAATCGAAGACCTCAGCCTCGAACAACTGGCATTAAAACAATCAGGATCGCTTTTCGAATCGACCTTTGGGATGCCTGTCCAATTGCGAAAAATGCGTCCTTAG